From Novosphingobium resinovorum, the proteins below share one genomic window:
- a CDS encoding dehydrogenase → MFERLIHRNVRARSPLRLGLGGGGTDLLPYCDDFGGVVLNATIDRYAYAHLASRDDGRIVFRADDLGSEDELPATLDFSIREGLVLHRATYKLMMERYNDGKAMPLTISTTIDVPAGSGLGASSALTVALIEAFALALKLPLGPYDIAEMAYDIERVQLGLLGGKQDQYAAAFGGFNFIEFLKGGIGVIVNPLRLHREYLNEFESSLVICFSGQSRESARIIEDQISGLKQMDDKTIVSMHEIKEHATRMKTMLLGGKIRQTADVLQQAWLAKKNTATTISNGTIDGLLDVALRNGAWGGKVSGAGGGGFIMLLADPSLRHHLIEALNDAGGNASAVRLTFEGVEAWVVPE, encoded by the coding sequence ATGTTCGAACGGCTGATTCACCGAAACGTGCGCGCGCGCTCGCCGTTGCGTCTGGGGTTGGGTGGGGGTGGCACCGACCTGCTGCCCTATTGCGACGACTTCGGCGGCGTAGTGCTCAATGCCACCATCGATCGCTATGCCTATGCCCACCTGGCGAGCCGCGACGACGGGCGCATCGTTTTCCGCGCCGATGATCTCGGCAGCGAGGACGAGTTGCCCGCGACGCTCGATTTCAGCATCCGCGAAGGGCTGGTACTGCACCGCGCAACTTATAAGCTGATGATGGAGCGGTACAACGACGGCAAGGCGATGCCGCTGACCATCTCCACCACGATCGACGTCCCGGCGGGATCTGGCCTCGGCGCATCCTCGGCGCTGACCGTGGCTTTGATCGAGGCGTTCGCGCTCGCGCTCAAGCTGCCGCTCGGCCCTTACGACATCGCCGAGATGGCCTATGACATCGAGCGCGTCCAGTTGGGCCTGCTCGGCGGCAAGCAGGACCAGTATGCGGCGGCGTTCGGCGGGTTCAACTTCATAGAATTCCTGAAGGGCGGCATTGGCGTCATCGTCAATCCGCTGCGCCTGCATCGCGAATACCTGAACGAATTCGAATCCTCGCTTGTGATCTGCTTCAGCGGCCAGTCGCGCGAATCCGCGCGGATCATCGAGGACCAGATCTCCGGCCTCAAGCAGATGGACGACAAAACCATCGTTTCGATGCACGAGATCAAGGAACATGCCACCCGCATGAAGACCATGCTGCTGGGCGGCAAGATCCGGCAGACGGCCGATGTGCTGCAGCAGGCATGGCTGGCCAAGAAGAACACCGCCACCACCATCTCCAACGGCACCATCGACGGCCTGCTGGACGTGGCGCTGCGCAATGGCGCGTGGGGCGGCAAGGTCTCGGGTGCGGGCGGCGGCGGCTTCATCATGCTGCTGGCCGACCCCTCGCTGCGCCATCATCTGATCGAGGCGCTGAACGATGCCGGCGGCAACGCCAGTGCCGTGCGGCTGACGTTCGAAGGCGTTGAAGCCTGGGTGGTTCCGGAATGA
- a CDS encoding glycosyltransferase gives MTDKASASLAQALIRDKFLINFNNLVSNPMRTGIQRVCYEFSTRWPYIDDTIAFVELGMDRIGILDPDFFENVRQLFEDNDDVLRALSGEFEDLGIDPSPGRIGLLSARNRIICEISVEQALECCRAVISLEESLNLEFFSFAAATRPEKIFNLCHDFLSWTHSEFFSTDWRVADNVSLSLGNRRKYTHNIFTSTTTRDVFVNRINRGDRRTYRVIAPGADGLGRTYRKTAPASAEFLVVGTLEPRKQSLHILRAFERLQAEGHVARLCFAGRMGWLEPADKAELEAAFERYSWLRWVDSPSDDELRDLMMHCRASIYMSVAEGFGSPPVESLALGVPCIVTADLPSILDLEPNGQLRVEAQDGQALEDAVRRLLDDSAVLALQAEIETLALPTWQSFVDGIAALVTEKVGAPARSETDTSYRARLAILASLSLMGQFDREELVEHLVSAALPAIHQDELTRWIVRAERANWSNTEVALNLMAAFPDALPARLVNDALSGNLETTAYIPPSFAKEWRSRFRRIMQIEPYPAFHEAIYSDLLFRNPGTGELDAHMPLDERGTLRTAHLRGAVQSEEYRSRLEAGLRHRLPAGYAEKISLPTIGWKLRVIEQLVSEAAVDRALLVEDDSEFLDIASLDLTGQVPSRAGKAQLQALLGGRNGRERVLLRLLLSEAALRRVKDPQAHLELIHMVALRSGLARREPAGERTVAGKVSAVAGLSAASLAVGVAAFLGREATPAELRLADFVSGSAKAANADLMAARLVLYATLRGEIVLSPAFVGWAAKRLAGSLQLDTCIARQGGADSSPEAAFVAGFGRDPEPRETAALVAAAAQGLGLADIVDAVRIAALRAGQVSDIVPELEHFAKDHAGLVTRFGQLDTLAHALDAAAPEKRRQAWSRPAPQAAPNGQHAPQSVAQAFAHAPRSEGDILTVDQLSALDGDDFVRMAYRKLLLREADEGGVQTYLKALGAGRSKAAIIYSLSVSAEGRGADANLIGLDGLVSRQRAMRRWPVRKLLQMAGVPL, from the coding sequence ATGACCGACAAGGCTTCCGCAAGCCTCGCGCAGGCGTTGATCCGTGACAAGTTCCTGATTAACTTCAATAATCTTGTGTCCAATCCGATGCGCACGGGCATCCAGCGCGTATGCTACGAATTTAGCACGCGCTGGCCATACATCGACGACACCATCGCTTTCGTGGAACTGGGCATGGACCGGATCGGGATCCTTGATCCCGACTTCTTTGAAAACGTGCGGCAACTGTTCGAGGACAACGACGATGTGTTGCGCGCCCTTTCGGGCGAGTTCGAGGATCTCGGCATCGATCCAAGTCCGGGTCGGATCGGGCTACTGTCCGCCCGCAATCGCATCATCTGCGAGATTTCCGTCGAGCAGGCGCTGGAATGCTGCCGGGCGGTCATCTCGCTGGAAGAGTCGCTGAACCTCGAATTTTTCAGCTTTGCGGCGGCGACGCGGCCGGAGAAGATTTTCAACTTGTGCCACGATTTCCTGTCGTGGACCCATTCGGAGTTCTTCTCCACCGACTGGCGTGTGGCTGACAATGTCAGCCTGTCGCTGGGGAACCGGCGCAAGTATACCCACAACATCTTCACCTCGACGACGACGCGAGATGTCTTCGTCAATCGCATCAATCGTGGTGACAGGCGTACATACCGGGTGATCGCGCCGGGTGCCGACGGTCTTGGGCGCACGTATCGCAAGACCGCGCCGGCGTCTGCGGAATTCCTGGTCGTCGGCACGCTGGAGCCACGCAAGCAGTCGCTGCACATCCTGCGGGCGTTCGAGCGGTTGCAGGCGGAGGGTCATGTTGCGCGCCTTTGTTTCGCGGGTCGGATGGGGTGGCTGGAGCCGGCTGACAAGGCCGAGTTGGAGGCGGCCTTCGAGCGATATTCGTGGCTGCGCTGGGTGGACAGCCCCTCGGACGACGAACTGCGCGATCTCATGATGCATTGCCGGGCATCGATATACATGTCGGTGGCCGAGGGGTTCGGTTCTCCGCCGGTTGAAAGCCTGGCGCTGGGCGTGCCGTGCATCGTCACGGCCGACCTGCCCAGCATCCTCGACCTTGAGCCCAACGGCCAACTGCGCGTCGAGGCTCAGGATGGCCAGGCGTTGGAGGACGCGGTGCGCCGCTTGCTGGACGACAGCGCCGTACTGGCTCTCCAGGCGGAGATCGAGACGCTGGCGCTGCCGACCTGGCAGTCTTTCGTGGACGGTATCGCAGCGCTCGTCACCGAAAAGGTGGGCGCGCCCGCGCGATCGGAAACCGACACCAGCTATCGCGCCCGCCTTGCCATTCTCGCATCGCTGTCGCTGATGGGGCAGTTCGACCGGGAAGAGCTTGTGGAGCATCTCGTTTCGGCGGCGCTGCCTGCAATCCATCAGGATGAGCTGACACGGTGGATCGTCCGGGCCGAGCGGGCCAACTGGTCGAACACCGAAGTCGCCCTGAACCTCATGGCGGCGTTTCCCGATGCCCTGCCGGCGCGCCTCGTTAACGATGCGCTGAGCGGCAATCTGGAGACGACAGCGTACATCCCGCCCAGCTTCGCGAAGGAATGGCGGTCCCGGTTCCGCCGGATCATGCAGATCGAGCCTTATCCTGCCTTCCACGAAGCCATCTACAGCGACCTGCTGTTCCGCAATCCCGGGACCGGCGAGTTGGACGCGCACATGCCCCTCGACGAGCGCGGGACGCTGCGCACGGCACACTTGCGGGGCGCGGTGCAGAGCGAGGAATATCGCTCGCGTTTGGAAGCGGGCCTCCGCCACAGGCTGCCCGCAGGGTATGCCGAAAAGATCTCGCTGCCTACAATCGGATGGAAGCTGCGCGTGATCGAGCAACTCGTTTCCGAAGCAGCGGTGGACCGGGCATTGCTGGTCGAAGACGACAGCGAGTTCCTCGATATCGCCAGCCTTGACCTGACCGGGCAGGTGCCCTCGCGCGCGGGGAAGGCCCAGCTTCAGGCGCTGCTCGGTGGGCGGAATGGGCGGGAACGCGTGCTGCTGCGGCTGCTGCTTTCCGAGGCGGCGTTGCGCCGCGTGAAGGATCCCCAGGCCCATCTCGAATTGATCCATATGGTGGCGCTGCGTTCCGGGCTGGCACGGCGGGAACCGGCGGGCGAGCGCACGGTAGCGGGCAAGGTCAGCGCCGTGGCGGGGCTTTCGGCCGCAAGTCTTGCGGTCGGGGTCGCGGCATTCCTCGGTCGCGAGGCAACACCGGCGGAGCTGCGTCTGGCGGACTTCGTTTCGGGTTCTGCAAAGGCTGCGAATGCGGACCTAATGGCCGCCCGCCTCGTGCTTTACGCGACCTTGCGCGGTGAAATCGTGCTGTCGCCCGCCTTCGTGGGCTGGGCTGCCAAACGTCTGGCGGGCTCACTGCAGCTGGACACGTGCATTGCCCGGCAGGGGGGAGCCGATTCTTCGCCCGAAGCTGCTTTCGTCGCTGGGTTCGGCCGTGATCCGGAGCCGCGTGAGACTGCCGCCCTGGTCGCGGCGGCGGCGCAGGGCCTCGGCTTGGCGGACATCGTCGACGCCGTGCGCATCGCTGCGCTGCGGGCTGGGCAGGTGAGCGATATCGTGCCCGAACTGGAGCATTTCGCAAAGGACCACGCGGGCCTCGTCACCCGGTTCGGACAGCTCGATACGCTGGCACATGCGTTGGATGCCGCGGCACCCGAAAAGCGCCGTCAGGCTTGGAGCCGACCCGCTCCGCAGGCGGCGCCGAACGGGCAGCATGCGCCGCAGTCGGTCGCGCAGGCCTTCGCCCACGCACCGCGTTCCGAAGGCGATATCCTGACCGTGGATCAGCTGTCGGCCCTCGACGGCGACGATTTCGTGCGCATGGCCTATCGCAAGCTGCTGCTGCGCGAAGCCGACGAAGGCGGGGTGCAGACTTACCTGAAGGCGCTTGGTGCCGGGCGCAGCAAGGCGGCGATCATCTATAGCCTGAGCGTCAGCGCAGAAGGCCGGGGCGCCGATGCAAACCTTATCGGGCTGGACGGGCTGGTGTCGCGTCAGCGTGCAATGCGGCGATGGCCGGTGCGCAAGCTGCTACAGATGGCGGGCGTTCCGCTCTGA
- a CDS encoding glycosyltransferase, which translates to MTDRIIFDIRQLQKHTAKYGPLERILTAIISNIPASVLAERTVELYADAERPIPLAVAHLGLDIVRSLPFRRETVLVVEPAGTVTDVSLRELVQPTIHSMVRVLAVTDQGVAPQGDGVGVKQLLELRMRPAAGDSAAGDGLMATVAVPVAIDASLLAPCNGLDEAILEVLFAGGQPVLMVDGALAMNKDIMRGVLGLTRRNPARILVCSESAAVDAPEVSVLRPGPALLGRIAARSLAVLVPAVGRSQTLSMPEVLGLGGRCVAVGDTLQVRDLAELAALPTAAAELSSGSDYAAFWDQMLIAASSDPSVSVPERPRIALVTPIFPQKGGPPHSSLDLALALTEIAQLDIWTDGDMLPSHRARMNAVYRLDATFEADRYDAIVYVLGNHPMYLKIFDMMCEHGGTLILHDAHMVDFLNHRYGRKRLGMLLSQEHGAPIDASDPGKVIGRLAEYGRPFLREIVRHANPTIVHSPTSAAVLHDLYGIDANYFPVAMPYPFERSELTPEARLQAKLALGIAALRPCIASFGEVHMMKGAKQCLFVMKELLDWGIDFQFLFVGPVDKSLGNELRERIEQYGLQDHVVIKGPVSEADYIQHLKAVDIVLQIRQIPFGQVSGALLDAVSAGMHGVASENLARSIEAPPLVRRVNDKASPTIYAEQLAEMIAAKSYEDRPGPGWEDFTVKHDFGRYARNLLSMLFGKRG; encoded by the coding sequence ATGACTGATCGTATTATTTTCGATATACGTCAGCTACAAAAACATACTGCGAAATATGGCCCGCTTGAGCGAATTTTGACAGCCATTATTAGCAATATTCCAGCTTCTGTATTGGCTGAGCGTACCGTGGAACTGTATGCGGATGCTGAGCGACCGATCCCCTTGGCAGTCGCGCATTTAGGTCTCGACATTGTCCGCTCCTTGCCGTTTCGTCGTGAAACGGTACTTGTCGTCGAGCCGGCGGGAACTGTCACCGACGTTAGCCTGCGCGAATTGGTGCAGCCTACGATCCACAGTATGGTACGAGTGCTGGCCGTTACCGATCAAGGCGTTGCCCCGCAGGGCGACGGGGTGGGTGTCAAGCAACTGCTAGAACTGCGCATGCGTCCGGCTGCGGGCGATTCTGCTGCAGGGGATGGCCTCATGGCAACGGTGGCCGTTCCTGTTGCTATAGATGCAAGCCTGCTTGCACCCTGCAACGGGTTGGACGAGGCCATACTAGAGGTGCTTTTTGCCGGTGGTCAGCCTGTTCTGATGGTCGATGGCGCGTTGGCGATGAACAAGGACATCATGCGCGGGGTGCTGGGGCTGACGAGACGTAACCCTGCACGCATTCTGGTCTGCAGCGAAAGTGCTGCCGTAGATGCGCCCGAAGTTTCCGTGCTGCGTCCCGGTCCAGCCTTGCTAGGGCGGATTGCAGCTCGGTCACTTGCGGTGCTGGTTCCCGCTGTCGGCAGATCGCAGACGTTATCGATGCCCGAAGTGCTGGGGCTCGGCGGCCGCTGCGTGGCCGTGGGGGATACCCTTCAGGTCCGCGATCTGGCTGAGCTGGCAGCTTTGCCGACCGCGGCGGCGGAGCTATCGTCTGGGTCGGACTATGCCGCATTTTGGGATCAGATGCTGATAGCAGCGTCATCGGATCCGTCAGTCAGCGTGCCCGAGAGACCCAGGATTGCACTGGTCACGCCAATCTTCCCGCAGAAAGGCGGCCCACCGCACTCCTCGCTCGATCTTGCGTTGGCACTAACGGAAATTGCGCAGCTCGACATCTGGACCGACGGCGACATGCTGCCCTCGCATCGTGCCCGCATGAACGCGGTATACCGACTGGACGCCACTTTCGAGGCGGACCGGTATGATGCGATCGTCTACGTCCTCGGCAATCATCCGATGTACCTGAAGATCTTCGACATGATGTGCGAACATGGTGGAACACTGATCCTCCATGACGCTCACATGGTCGACTTTCTCAACCACCGTTATGGACGCAAGCGGCTCGGCATGCTTCTTTCGCAGGAACATGGCGCGCCGATCGATGCATCCGATCCCGGGAAGGTCATCGGCAGGCTGGCCGAGTACGGTCGCCCCTTCCTGCGCGAGATCGTGCGGCATGCAAACCCCACGATCGTCCACAGCCCGACCTCGGCAGCGGTGCTTCACGACCTCTACGGGATCGATGCGAATTATTTTCCGGTAGCCATGCCCTATCCATTCGAGCGATCAGAACTTACCCCGGAAGCTCGCCTGCAGGCCAAGCTGGCACTGGGCATCGCGGCATTGCGGCCGTGCATCGCATCCTTCGGCGAAGTGCACATGATGAAGGGCGCGAAGCAGTGCCTGTTCGTGATGAAGGAATTGCTGGACTGGGGCATCGACTTCCAGTTCCTGTTCGTCGGCCCGGTCGACAAGTCGCTCGGCAACGAGCTGCGCGAAAGGATCGAGCAGTATGGGTTGCAGGATCATGTCGTCATCAAGGGCCCGGTGTCCGAAGCCGACTATATCCAGCACCTGAAAGCGGTCGATATCGTCCTGCAAATCCGGCAAATCCCGTTCGGGCAGGTGTCAGGTGCGCTGCTCGATGCGGTGTCGGCGGGCATGCACGGCGTCGCGTCGGAGAACCTCGCGCGGTCGATCGAGGCGCCGCCGCTGGTCCGGCGCGTCAACGACAAGGCCTCTCCCACGATCTATGCCGAACAGCTGGCCGAGATGATCGCCGCGAAAAGCTATGAGGACCGGCCCGGACCCGGCTGGGAGGATTTCACCGTAAAGCACGATTTCGGCCGCTATGCCCGCAATCTGCTGTCGATGCTGTTCGGCAAGCGGGGCTAA
- a CDS encoding aspartyl/asparaginyl beta-hydroxylase domain-containing protein — translation MTKWQQTLNSRGWKVPFLGKSLFQIGKELRPKIDAVIMRNSLIPDAAVQDKAFFPWIAELERNWQAIRDEATRIRAEDIPSLGDISFDHGRIAADRRWRAFFLKGYGYRMPANAARAPVTAALIEKVPGLVTANFSVMEAGGHIPRHWGMTKGMLTYHLALKAPREAQKCRMHIEEGETLHVMHWEDGRSFLFDDMFNHEVWNESEDDRYILLIQIKRPCRFWGNLIQNAFLGAVRHSRFVKDIRKAIDREAAVRNA, via the coding sequence GTGACCAAGTGGCAGCAGACCCTCAATTCGCGGGGCTGGAAAGTGCCCTTCCTGGGCAAGTCGCTTTTCCAGATCGGCAAGGAACTGCGCCCGAAGATCGACGCGGTGATCATGCGCAATTCGCTGATCCCCGACGCTGCAGTGCAGGACAAGGCATTCTTCCCGTGGATCGCCGAACTGGAGCGCAACTGGCAGGCGATCCGCGACGAGGCGACACGCATCCGGGCCGAGGATATTCCCTCGCTCGGCGACATTTCCTTCGACCACGGCCGCATCGCCGCCGACCGGCGGTGGCGGGCGTTCTTCCTTAAGGGCTACGGCTACCGCATGCCGGCCAATGCCGCCCGCGCACCGGTGACGGCGGCGCTGATCGAGAAAGTGCCGGGCCTCGTCACCGCCAATTTCTCGGTGATGGAAGCGGGCGGGCATATCCCGCGCCACTGGGGCATGACCAAGGGCATGCTGACCTACCACCTCGCGCTCAAGGCTCCGCGTGAGGCGCAGAAGTGCCGCATGCATATCGAGGAGGGGGAGACCCTCCACGTCATGCACTGGGAGGATGGCCGGTCGTTCCTGTTCGACGACATGTTCAACCATGAAGTCTGGAACGAGAGCGAGGACGATCGCTACATCCTGCTCATCCAGATCAAGCGCCCGTGCCGTTTCTGGGGCAATCTGATCCAGAACGCGTTTCTCGGCGCGGTGCGCCATTCGCGCTTTGTAAAGGACATCAGGAAGGCGATCGACCGGGAAGCCGCTGTCCGTAATGCCTGA
- a CDS encoding sterol desaturase family protein, whose product MLTPVSSPSRIRLFKSERLESLTLISPRTFVLSWSVMLPLIALVGWQGAGRHGPEPLATAGLIAAGLFVWTLFEYAMHRWLFHWESDVPMVRWFVYLIHGNHHASPNDPLRGLMPLPVSVSVGSLIWLACLALMGAKGTWLLLGFMTGYVLYDAVHFACHQWQMRGRIGRMFKRHHMRHHYVGEDGNFAISALFWDRIFGSRIRSLKREA is encoded by the coding sequence ATGCTAACTCCGGTTTCCAGTCCGTCACGCATCCGGCTGTTCAAAAGTGAACGCCTGGAAAGTCTTACGCTCATCTCGCCGCGAACCTTCGTGTTGAGCTGGTCGGTGATGCTGCCGCTGATCGCGCTGGTCGGGTGGCAGGGTGCCGGGCGCCATGGCCCTGAGCCGTTAGCTACCGCAGGATTGATCGCGGCGGGCCTGTTCGTGTGGACGCTGTTCGAATACGCGATGCATCGCTGGCTGTTCCACTGGGAATCCGACGTGCCGATGGTGCGCTGGTTCGTCTACCTGATCCACGGCAACCACCACGCCAGCCCCAACGATCCCCTGCGCGGCCTGATGCCCCTGCCGGTGAGCGTGTCGGTGGGCTCGCTCATCTGGCTGGCCTGCCTCGCGCTGATGGGGGCGAAGGGAACCTGGCTGCTGCTGGGGTTCATGACCGGCTACGTGCTGTACGACGCGGTGCATTTCGCCTGCCACCAGTGGCAGATGCGCGGCCGCATCGGCCGTATGTTCAAGCGCCACCACATGCGCCACCACTACGTGGGCGAGGACGGCAACTTCGCCATCTCCGCGCTGTTCTGGGACCGGATCTTTGGATCGCGGATTCGCTCGCTCAAGCGGGAAGCCTAG
- a CDS encoding SDR family NAD(P)-dependent oxidoreductase → MTEALANSLGGESIRILVTGASGGLGGAVARFYAAPGARLSLWGRDPARLETIAKTCRAAGAQVLIRSLDIADVPAALAALREEDAADAFDMVLFCSGRGDVRAADARIEDAAMVAHLGIVNFTAPAAMAAAIAERMTARGHGRIVLVGSAAAFHALPFAAAYSGTKAGLARFADALRLAARPYGVSVTLVSPGFIDTAAGRKVPGPKPMLMAPDAVAARIARAAAAGKAHLVLPWPFTVLHWFDRLLPRPLRDPVLAGLTPPGRG, encoded by the coding sequence ATGACGGAGGCGTTGGCCAATAGCCTTGGCGGCGAATCGATTCGCATCCTCGTCACCGGGGCATCGGGCGGTCTGGGCGGCGCGGTGGCGCGGTTTTACGCTGCGCCCGGCGCGCGATTGAGCCTCTGGGGGCGGGACCCGGCGCGCCTCGAAACGATCGCAAAGACCTGTCGGGCGGCAGGAGCGCAAGTCCTGATCCGCAGTCTCGACATTGCCGACGTCCCGGCCGCTCTCGCCGCATTGCGAGAGGAGGACGCCGCAGATGCCTTCGATATGGTGCTTTTCTGTTCGGGCCGGGGTGACGTCCGCGCAGCGGATGCCCGCATCGAGGATGCCGCGATGGTTGCGCATCTGGGCATCGTCAACTTCACCGCCCCCGCCGCCATGGCGGCCGCGATCGCCGAACGAATGACGGCGCGAGGACATGGCCGCATCGTCCTCGTCGGCAGCGCGGCGGCATTTCACGCCCTGCCGTTCGCGGCGGCCTATTCGGGCACCAAGGCGGGCCTCGCGCGGTTCGCCGACGCGCTGCGGCTTGCCGCAAGGCCGTATGGGGTCAGCGTCACGCTCGTCTCGCCGGGGTTCATCGACACGGCGGCAGGCCGCAAGGTGCCTGGCCCCAAGCCGATGCTGATGGCACCCGACGCGGTCGCGGCCAGGATCGCGCGCGCAGCCGCTGCGGGCAAGGCGCACCTCGTGCTGCCCTGGCCCTTCACCGTGCTGCACTGGTTCGACCGCCTGCTCCCGCGTCCCCTGCGAGACCCGGTGCTGGCCGGGCTCACGCCTCCCGGGAGGGGCTGA
- a CDS encoding LTA synthase family protein: MTTGIATFALTLLGTWAGSAVLDGLVRPRGIRRVRGLWLLACMAGALHGLFLMLCGNAVVAMALALAVQALLVLASNAKHAMLGEPLLFSDLALVGAVFRHPQFYLSAVRLWQRVAAALVAAVLLGVVGWLSRADPEAHLTGLLLLAAALAALALSLPRSPRSTVARVPEVEADTGRLGLLPAVLLYWRRWRAQPDPAPCPQPHRRSPTDAAELVVVIQCESFADPTELFGDPALVLPGLRAARAHAMQWGNLNVSGFGAYTMRTEYGVLFGRDEAALGFRLYDPFLTASAEGTYALPSRLPGWRALFVHPHDMRFYGRDAIMPAGGFAELVGEDHFAPPGPGEGRYVTDAAMTEVILARAKAATQPSLIYAVTIENHGPWAPDARGGGSPDLVAGYMRLVRCGDAMLEALTAGLAALGRPALLVFFGDHRPSIPGASVPGGPRHTPYVMVRMDAQGQVMPGDNRRIDLSPAQLHHAVLDTVLGPVASPEVSPSREA; encoded by the coding sequence GTGACGACAGGTATCGCGACATTCGCCCTCACGCTGCTCGGCACCTGGGCCGGATCGGCCGTGCTCGACGGGCTCGTGCGGCCGCGCGGGATCAGGCGCGTGCGGGGGCTGTGGCTGCTCGCCTGCATGGCGGGCGCGCTCCACGGGCTGTTCCTGATGCTCTGCGGGAACGCCGTGGTGGCCATGGCGCTGGCGCTCGCGGTCCAGGCGCTGCTGGTTCTCGCCTCCAATGCCAAGCACGCGATGCTGGGCGAGCCGCTGCTGTTTTCCGATCTTGCGCTGGTGGGTGCGGTGTTCCGCCATCCACAGTTTTATCTTTCGGCTGTGCGCCTGTGGCAGCGGGTGGCGGCGGCGCTGGTGGCGGCGGTGCTGCTGGGTGTGGTCGGCTGGCTCTCTCGCGCCGATCCGGAGGCGCATCTCACGGGGCTGCTGCTGCTGGCGGCGGCGCTGGCCGCCCTCGCGCTTTCGCTGCCGCGTTCGCCGCGCAGCACCGTGGCGAGAGTGCCCGAGGTCGAAGCGGACACTGGGCGCCTCGGTTTGCTACCCGCCGTGCTACTTTACTGGCGGCGCTGGCGGGCGCAACCCGACCCGGCGCCGTGTCCGCAGCCGCATCGTCGGTCTCCGACCGATGCGGCCGAACTTGTCGTCGTCATCCAGTGCGAGAGCTTCGCCGATCCCACCGAGCTGTTCGGCGATCCGGCGCTGGTGCTGCCCGGGCTGCGGGCAGCGCGGGCTCACGCTATGCAGTGGGGGAACCTCAACGTCAGCGGTTTCGGCGCCTACACCATGCGGACCGAATACGGCGTGCTGTTCGGGCGGGACGAGGCGGCGCTGGGCTTCCGGCTCTACGACCCGTTCCTGACCGCGAGCGCGGAGGGGACATACGCGTTGCCCTCGCGCCTGCCGGGGTGGCGGGCGCTGTTCGTCCACCCGCACGACATGCGCTTCTACGGGCGCGACGCGATCATGCCGGCGGGGGGTTTTGCCGAACTGGTGGGCGAGGATCATTTCGCGCCTCCGGGGCCGGGTGAGGGGCGCTACGTCACCGACGCGGCGATGACCGAGGTTATCCTGGCCCGGGCGAAGGCCGCCACGCAGCCGAGCCTCATCTATGCGGTCACGATCGAGAATCACGGCCCCTGGGCGCCCGACGCCCGTGGCGGCGGCAGCCCCGATCTGGTCGCGGGCTACATGCGGCTGGTGCGCTGCGGCGATGCCATGCTGGAAGCGCTGACCGCCGGCCTCGCCGCGCTTGGCCGTCCTGCGCTGCTGGTGTTCTTCGGCGATCACCGGCCGAGCATTCCGGGCGCGTCGGTGCCGGGCGGACCGCGGCATACCCCCTACGTCATGGTCCGCATGGACGCTCAGGGCCAGGTCATGCCCGGCGACAACCGCCGCATCGACCTCTCTCCGGCACAGCTGCACCATGCAGTGCTCGATACCGTGCTGGGACCTGTAGCCTCGCCGGAAGTCAGCCCCTCCCGGGAGGCGTGA